attcttgaaatattaaatttgttgctggattttttttaaattacaaaaaattatgtatcattcatttataatagaatgaaaaaaatccacgGTAATACGCACACTCACGGTAATACCCTCACTTACCCTATTGGTGTATTTACCCTACAATAACAAATAACAAGAGAGGGAAATAACTATTTAAATGCTTCAGTAATTACCCGCTAAAATACTTCTTTTagttcaaattcaaattttttctgtaaGATGGCAGTAGATTGTGACGGTCAAAAGTGAGTCATATTGACTAGATTGGGTTCGCCCAAGGCCtgtatatttctatatttttatttaataaaaaaaaacaagtgaGTCATATTCCTGATAGCCACCTTAACCAcaagttaacttcaagctactgccgtattctgaagccaatttaaaggaaagtgttggagagcaaacaattacctttaagttgaccgtaaattgtctgtaacttgaattcaattcgACTACAAATATTACTTTCAGataatgacgttaagttgattgaaagtttcacttcaaattgacggcaggtttttctgtcaaattacattcagatgacggcagttgatttgcatcaacttgcacgcaagtattatccaTCCGAGGCTTACTAAaaacttgtcgttaagttagccgaaaatgtttcactgcagaacttgctgagcaattatatttaaagtgtggctatcagggtaaacttttgctaaagcaaactgagCTATTAGGGATAGAGTGCAAATGGACAGAAAGTTTACCGCAAATTTTgctcttcaatttttttcttttctagtGATTTGCTGTCCAATCCCGGCCGGAGATTCTCTTCAAGTAGAATTTTCAAGTTGACGACAATTTGCAGTCAAAAGGGGCTTTTGGGGTGGGAAagtatattcatatatatatatttatacatatatatatgagtgtaTCTGTCCTGTGATTTCATAACATTATTTACGAATACGCATAGTGGTATCTTATTATTACTTTGACTACCGTTtgttatgtatatatttaaagacgagtttaaaaaatttaatcttacgttatttttattgaaattgtgTCTTTGAAGCACGTTAACTACTGATCCACGTAATGCTCTCAACAGTATGAATTGTACTTAGAAATCTATCGTACAATAAGAATTTTCATGTGCTGTCAAtctaagtaataaaaatccatgatttttaaaaatcattttttattctttcagtGCAACATTTTGGTGTGTATATGTTTCATTACATATTacatatactatatatatatatatatcttttagaTATAGCTTGAcacttgaaatttatttttaatttttcagctACGAACATTTTTACGAATTTAAGGTGTGACCATTACAATTGAATCAAGCGGAGTTGATTTCCAATTAAAGTTTTCGAACTgattatagttattattattgctataaacaattaatacaTAGAAAATAGACGCCATGGCTCGCCCATTAATTTCAAGCCAACAAAAATTagcagaaaaattaattattcttaatgaTCGTGGTGTAGGAATGTTGACCCGCATTTACAATATCAAGAAAGCTTGTGGTGATGCGAAATCTAAACCAGCTTTTTTATCTGACAAAACACTTGAATcatctattaaattaatcgtCCGTAAATTTCCTAATATAGACGTCAAAGGACTTCAAACAATCACAAACTTGCgcaatgaaataataaagtcACTGTCTTTATATTACTACACATTCGTTGATTTGTTAGATTTTAAAGACAACGTTTGTGAATTACTAACAACTATGGACGCTTGTGGAGTGCATTTGGATATAactcttaattttgatttaactAAAGCATATCTAGATTTAACAGTAATTTACGTTACTCTTATGATTTTACTTTCAAAAGTAGAAGATCGGAAGGCAGTATTAGGTCTCTTCAATGTAGCCCACGAAATGGTTCATAATCAATCCGATCATAGTTTTCCTCGATTAGGTCAAATGATCATGGATTATGATCTTCCACTAAAAAAACTCTCAGAAGAATTTGTTCctcattcaaaattattaagaaatgCTTTGAACTCACTTTGGGCTATTTATCCAAGCAGAAATTTGTCAGCAGATAGTTGGAGAGCAGatcaaaaattgagcttgatcggaaGCCCAGGTCAAATATTGAAAGCTTCGGCCACTGACACAATGTCTTGTGAAACATTAAGTTTggataaaatagaaaaatggatcATTCTGGGTTTCACGTTGTGTCActcttttttaaatcaagaacAATCAAACAAATTATGGGTCACTGCTCTTGAGTCTAGATGGGTGTTAGCCCTCTTTCGCGATGAAGTTATCTACATACATCAATATATTCAATCTTTTTTCGAAACTATTAAAGgctatagtaaaaaaatttcagaagtgAAAGAATGTTATAATCATGCGATTCAAAAATCTAGTTACAGACATAGAGAAAgacgaaaatttttgagaacTGCTTTAAAAGAATTGGGACTAATCTTGACTGATCAACCCGGTCTCTTAGGTCCTAAAGCATTGCTAGTATTTATGGGATTATCTCACGCAAGGGATGAAATTCTATGGATTTTAAGACATGGAGACAACCCACCGAATCAAGGAAAAGGAAAAGGACGTGGAAATGAAGACTTGGTTGATAGACAACTTCCTGAACTTTTGTTTCATTGTGAAGAGTTAAGAGCTCTTGTTAGAAAATATTCTCAAGTTCTTCAACGTTATTATGTTCAGTTTTTATCAGGCTTTGATGCTCCTACACTtcatcaaataattcaaagccTCCCGGTTTGCCCGGAGGATGAAGGAGCAATTTTGAGTGATTTATGTTCGGTCATGGCAAATGTATCGATAAAACAAGTTGAAGAGAatgatttatttgattttcgTCCATTAAGAATTGACTGGATCAGATTGCAAGCGTACATGTCTGTCAACAAATGTAATATGAGCCTCACGGATAATCGTGAGTTGGCGTCTTTTATGGATACAGTAATTTTCCACACGAAAATGATAGACAATCTTGATGAAATGCTTATTGACACTTCAGATTTGTCCATTTTCTGTTTTTatagcaaaatttttgaagatcAATTTCATATGTGTCTCGAATTTCCCGCTCAAAACAGATACATCGTTGCTTTTCCACTTATATGCAGTCATTTTCAAAGTTGTACTCATGAGCTTTGTCCTGAAGAACGACATCATATTCGAGAACGAAGTCTTTCTGTCGTTAATATGTTTCTCGATGAAATGGCGAAAgaagctaaaaatattataacaacAATTTGTGATGAACAATGCAATATGAGTGACAAACTTTTACCGAAACACTGTGCGCAATTGATTTCACAAGTTGttaatcgtaaaaaaaaagataaaaataaaaagaacatTTATGAAATCCATAAACCTGGAGTAGAAAGCTATAGAAAAACCAGGGAAGAGCTCACCACCATGGATAAATTACATATGGCGTTGACTGAACTTTGCtatgcaattaatttttgtccTACTATTAATGTCTGGGAATACACATTTGCACCACGAGAGTACCTGAACCAGCATCTCGAAACAAGGTTTTCTAGAGCTCTAGTTGGTATGGTGATGTTCAATCCAGATGCTAGTGAAATAGCGAAACCATCAGAACTTTTTGTGAGTGTTCGAGCATACATGAACGTCCTTCAAACGgttgaaaattatattcatattGATATTACTCGGGTTTTTAATAATGCACTTCTTCAGCAAACTCAAGCATTAGATAGTCATGGTGATAAAACCATTGCTGCTCTGTATACACAATGGTATTCTGAAGTCTTATTAAGGCGTGTTAGTGCTGGCAATATTTGTTATTCTTCGAACCAACGAGCGTTTGTGAGTTTATCGGTAGAAAGTGCGGTACCATTTAATGCAGAAGAATTTTCGGATATTAATGAACTTCGGGCTTTAACTGAGCTTATAGGTCCGTACGGAATGAAAATGCTCAATGAAACACTTATGTGGCATATTTCTAGTCAAGTGCAGGAACTGAAAAAACTTGTTGCTAACAATAAAGAAGTCCTTATAGCTCTTAGAACTAATTTCGATAAACCCGATATCATGAAGGAGCAATTCAAGCGATTGCAACATGTTGAAAATGTTCTACAGAGAGTTACAATAATTGGGGTCATTCTCAGTTTTAGACAACTTGCACAAGCTGCTTTAGTTGATGTTTTAGAAGAACGTATACCTTTTCTTCTAAGTTCAATACTTGATTTTCGGCATCATTTGCCGTCGGGCGATCCAATGCGCTTGATTTCTGAAATGACTTCTGCTGCTGGGTTGATGTGCAAAGTAGATCCAACACTCACCAATGCactaaaaattcagaaaacAGAAGTAGATGAGGATGAACATTTATTAGTTTGTCTCTTAATGGTTTTTGTGGCTGTTTCCATTCCAAAATTAGCTCGtaatgaaaattcattttatcgTGCATCATTAGAAGGACATTCAAATAATATACATTGCATTGCTACCGCTATAAACAACATATTCGGTGCACTTTTTACAATATGTGGTCAAAATGATATCGAAGACAGAATGAAGGAATTCTTAGCATTGGCTTCATCCAGCTTGCTGAGACTCGGCCAAGAAATTGATAAAGAAACTATCAAAAACAGGGAGTCAATTTATCTTTTACTCGATGAAATCGTTCAAGAGTCACCATTTTTAACAATGGATCTTCTAGAAAGTTGTTTTCCCTATGCGCTTATACGAAATGCATACCATGATGTATACAAATTAGAACATAATCAGATGTAAAACAGTTTAAGTtctgtaatttataataaactaaTATAACACTCTACGTATCGATTAAAGCcatgtatttttatacaatactAGCTTTACCAACTCGTTCCATTGgacatttataataataatttacaataatttagcATAAATAACTTATATTGGTTTTGCCACATCGAGACCCAATCGGGAACTTGTTGGGATATCCcagtgaaaaaattattattattttaataacttttattattcatatacaATCTGAAATACtcaaaatttgttattgaaatttttttatttttgcaaaaagttgataataaaactaatttattttttacgcttATACATGTACATTgtgcaaaatatttatgttaaaattactttcttttttaatctaaattatttataaacaatttcattttatcaaattaattttattttttatgataccagcatcgaaactttaagtttcagtgtctctacagccagtcgaaacaagcttatttcaagccgatgctgcaaacaactgctaacgaattcgtaattcaaaaatacctccatacagcgggcagaaacacgcatgtttcttcccttgggaagaaacacaattgtttctgcccggtgtcagttatatttaatgttcatttgcagccttattcatctcatttgtttaatcgtcacttcagtttacttatttcattttttaagtgacagttttaattaaccaaattttttaaataaccaaTTGTGAATCAcatatttctcattttttaaacagttCTCCACATCATCGGTTTGAAATTAACTGTTTCTTACTGGCTATTGACACTGAGTCTGAAATTTCCGATgaaggtaatcatgaaaattatAGTGTGCgactcaggataaaacacCTCACCATAGTCTGAAATCgacttgtttcatcccttgttacacaatatactatttaaatcaagttatttttcacTTCTTCTAAACAGGATATTCTGTTTTGTGTCCCTCCCTCCTTTCTTTTCTATTTTTCTAgtataatttttgttgaatgaaattttgattaaattaatttattacttttaaaaggagcattttttgttttcaaacaAAACTCGGTTCTACTATATTGAAATACCagccctgatagccaccttaACCGTAAGTTAACTTAAAGCTACGGCCGTGTTCTGAAGTCAATttaaaggaaagtgttggaaAGCAAtcagttacctttaagttgacagtaaattgtctgtaacttgaattaaattcgACTACAAATattactgtcagacaatgacgttaagttgattcaaagtttcacttcaaattgacgactttccgaattttcgaaaatccaCAATTTTCTTGGTGGGAAGTTAATGATTGAAAACCATCTGGAAGATTaaagatgtaaaaaaaaaatttaatttgaatcgtaaataagaattaataacaaatacaatttattaaattattcaataaaaatatacaatagaTTAAAActgtacaataaaaataaaataaacataatggttaaaaaataaaataattacagttatgagcgattgaggtgtacacttttgtattttttcaacttgtttttttattaattaataagtttcactattattattataattataattattattattattattattattattattattattattattatttctttttagttaaatgctcagggggttatccccggtagtccgactctaccgagggcctcagctgagcgccaaatcgttactgctgcgatgcatcatcaacaagatgattagcatgcgcagcaggccaagtttcgttgccttaggagacggagggacccgagaataacagccttttgcatccgcgatgccagaaactcaacttgcgctgaacaagttggtattctagctagtgcagacacaaacgactgtttcatccctcctaggacgccaacaatgaggacgacaagtttgacacggtaacctgggtaaagtttgccaatttcgaacaggagatcctgatatatctcgtgtttgtgctcttctttaaccgtgatgttatactcagcaggagctgaaaactcaatgacataaatgtcacgagcggttttatcgaagagcacaatatcaggtttgttgtgatctattttccgcgttgttgcgaatggcacgttccaataaatgcggcaacggtcattctcaacaacttgcggaatatctcctggcagataaggcagcactggtgttttgtcgataccgtgcgtatgtctaaggtggtagtagagtactcgcagagcagcattatgacgctggatgtatgcacttcttgccagcacaggacatgctgacaagagatgcataagcgtctcaggatgttgcttacacaccctacacgatgtgtcgggtagctgcatctggagtactttcgcacggtattcgagggtattgattacaccatcttggcaggcaaaaatatatccttcggtctcggacatcaggccagctgacttaaggaaggaaaacgtcagctgggtggacaagccatggtcacgcacgtgtttgaagaacacgctgtgcatggacttgtccatgtgtgtactgagcagtttttgctgctcagcattcctgacgacactcttaaattcctcctttgggagttcaataagagggtttactcttccgagaccgagggattttgccgcgtactttgctgccttatataagaacgctcccttctgcagattctcatgactatgaacaatctgcataaggaagtcgtcctcatctgcagtgaaattgacaacttcgtatgttaaacccaaaaccaaacgatcgtgtagacactccaagctctgtagacctctccctccgatgtgccgggaaaggtataatctggtgactgaggatttagggtgcatgctccgattgatattcatgactttgcgtgtcttgatatcgagatctctgagctcttttcgggtccatttattattattattattattattattatgattatgattatgattattattattattattattattattattattattattattatgattatgattatgattatgattattatgattatgattatgattatgattattattattattattattattattattattattattattattatgattatgattattattattattattattattattattattatgattatgattatgattatgattatgattattattattattattatgattatgattatgattatgattatgattatgattatgattattattattattattattattattattattattattattattattattataattataattataattattattattattattattattattattattattattattattataattataattataattattattattattattattattattattattattattattattattattattataattataattataattataattataattataattataattataattataattataattattattattattattattattattataattataattataattataattataattataattattattattattattattattattattattattataattataattataattattattattattattattattattattattattattattattattattattattattataattataattattattattattattattattattattattattattattattattataattattattataattattattattattattattgttattattattattattattattattattattattattattattattattattattattattattattttaaggcCATGGAGTCGAAACTCCTTGCGGTCATCCCAAGATACAGAAAATATACATGAGTACAATATATTGTGCTTAAGGTAAACACTGGACGTTTTACACACAAGAAAAAGCGCTCTTGGACGTATAAGTTTCTCTGAATACTCTTTCTAAGTAATGATCACCATTTCATCAAATCTAAAACATTGTTTTGCTACAAGGCACGctgtgattttaaaaattagaattataaacttttatagttattttaataattgccctaataaaaaaaaatggttcaaAGCTATTAGAAgtgattcaaaacaattcaattttaatactaTATAGATAGATATGCATTTATCATGgattaaatcattttctttaatCATGATTACCCCTGCAGGGTGAAGGAAATCAAAAGTATcttcattcattcattttttaacaattattgtATCATCAACAATCGCAATATTAACTACTCATCTAAAAATTCGTCTATTCTATTATCCTTATCTGGACTCGTTTCTCGCGGGGTACTTCTTTGATAACCCAGAGATTCTAGTACGCtcgtattataaaaataattcagatgGATTTCTGGCTTCAAGCGTTTCAATTCTTCTATGGAATTACGCGCTTTTTCTAAATCACCCAAATCGATGTAATGCTGAGTAATCGTGGAAAAAACATCACCAATTCGAACAGATTTCTCCAAATCATCACCATGTGTATTCAGCAACTGCCGAATTTGAAAAAGTGCTTGCTCTGTAGCTCCACACGCGAATAATCTTAAATCAAAAAGGTTATGTTAATTATCGTAATTCTATAAGTTGTAATACATGCCAAAATGCGTTAAGATTTCACCGCTTCTAACTACATCATCAAAACTACGCGGAAAGAAATAGATAGTACTGATTACTGTTCTGTTCAATAATCGACGAAAAATATaggaaaaaatacattttaatatGACTGATTCATATTAGAAAAGAAGTAAGTCATGgcttaatttgtttttttttttatattttcaaagtttaacTATTTAAGAATATGTCTACTCgaagatttttcaaaattcgaattatttttgGAGATATAGGTATTTTTCTGACGCGCCATTTAAACTGTCTCGGCCGGAACTAATCGAACAAAAGACATTAGGGATTCTCCGTCTACCTGAATCCACATTTCTCAGTAAAACCGTTTGTTcctttatatgtatattgggGTGCGTTATTTcggagcaacattttttttttaagtgcatgtggaaaaaatcatagttcaacacaaaaaaaaaattttcgcgcaagaaaaaaaattctgtcgATTACAGatctagctcattgaaaaattcgattttcccatttaaatatcacgggaaaaatttttaacttcccgctaagaaaatcgacgattttcgaaaaattggcaagttattgttttcaccccgatttgcgaacatcggaatttcatcagatgtcggcGTTTTGAGAACCtaagaagctattctgactattttcagaatgatgtccgagtgtctgtatgtatgtatgtgagtgtgtgtatgtatgtgtgtgaccggtctataactttttaactaatgaaccgatttggatggttaagacggcaatcgaaagagcttgttggccattaacttttctgaaaatttcagatcatttgatcaagtagactcgaaaatattggcgaattacgaaaaaaaaaaaaattttttttttctagttttttattgatttctcagaaacgacgtatacgatcaacttcaaaatctaatcagctctagaacttaataaaacgcgtcgattaccgccttagccatctcaatcggatcattcgttcgagagttatcgcgagagaaaaaaatggtaaaaaacggttttttgcgaatatcttcgaaacaactgaaccaaaaaatttcaaaattttatcagctctagaactcaataaaatacgccgattgccacctcaaccgtctcaatcggttaatccGTTCGCGGGATATCGTGAAGAAAGaattggtaaaaaacggtttcttcgaaaacaacggcacacaaaagtattttcgagctcgaagagctcgaaaatatatccacaacaatgttttcgagctcaacgagctcgaaaacagcgggaagttttggggctggcccgcagggttaaccgatagaccgattttttttcttactctgACCTATAACTGATactaaatcgaaaaaacaggATACGCTCTTatgacttcaaaaaaatttgttcttaaaaccaaaagggcgtataacaaaaaaaaatttttttttcattttttccatagattttaatgttttcaacatttttacattgattggagcaaaaaattttttttatacgctcTTTTAGTTCTGCAGAACtacgaatttttaaactaCGAATATGTTTTTTGTGAGctgaccgaaaaaaaaaaaatacgcccTTTCATCTTTAGATCACCAAAATTTCGAATTCTTAAAagtaaaagggcgtataattaaagacatacgcccttttacctttcaatttttttttttttcaattttaagcgTAGAATGTGTCTACTACTTgattggcaataaaaaaaaacaaaatatgcgcccttttacctttgcaaaggtaaaagggcgcataAATTGTTATAAGCTCTTTTACCTTTAAGCACGCGACtaaatacactggtcacagaaattaagggatagaaaaaaaatccgaaatttttaggtgattttcaacatgctgtaactcggtgaaaaattgtcgtataaaaaaaacaaaaaaagtaaattgtagcctcaagtttctagttttcagatctggacctcaaaattttttatcatgtacggttccggagtaatcataagaaaaccaacgaaaaaaaaatttttttaatttttgctggtctttcaatacctctatgggcgacaataaatttttttgaataatccgactgtctgacttttctcggaaattttatgccctttaatttggtggccttagaaagtctctacgacgatttggcgccgagttatcattgatcaaagcaaaaaagtccatttttgctttgataatcaataactccagatgtattggtcgtacagggaatggaagcagggttttgaaaactggaaaacattctctataaggcaaaattagtggcattttatagaaaaattttttttaaagcgatattgtttggtaaaaaacaggtcaaaattcacaaatttaaggatattcggaaatcttgctataacgttggatataacggatgaacaaagaatatcttcgactttttttcaacctcaaagtgtcctgaaaaaaccctgaaaatttcaaatcgctgcgatttttctttcttagtgccccgaagctttaaatttatcgattttgtcaaaaatcaccataa
This genomic interval from Microplitis mediator isolate UGA2020A chromosome 2, iyMicMedi2.1, whole genome shotgun sequence contains the following:
- the LOC130678757 gene encoding membrane-associated protein Hem-like; the protein is MARPLISSQQKLAEKLIILNDRGVGMLTRIYNIKKACGDAKSKPAFLSDKTLESSIKLIVRKFPNIDVKGLQTITNLRNEIIKSLSLYYYTFVDLLDFKDNVCELLTTMDACGVHLDITLNFDLTKAYLDLTVIYVTLMILLSKVEDRKAVLGLFNVAHEMVHNQSDHSFPRLGQMIMDYDLPLKKLSEEFVPHSKLLRNALNSLWAIYPSRNLSADSWRADQKLSLIGSPGQILKASATDTMSCETLSLDKIEKWIILGFTLCHSFLNQEQSNKLWVTALESRWVLALFRDEVIYIHQYIQSFFETIKGYSKKISEVKECYNHAIQKSSYRHRERRKFLRTALKELGLILTDQPGLLGPKALLVFMGLSHARDEILWILRHGDNPPNQGKGKGRGNEDLVDRQLPELLFHCEELRALVRKYSQVLQRYYVQFLSGFDAPTLHQIIQSLPVCPEDEGAILSDLCSVMANVSIKQVEENDLFDFRPLRIDWIRLQAYMSVNKCNMSLTDNRELASFMDTVIFHTKMIDNLDEMLIDTSDLSIFCFYSKIFEDQFHMCLEFPAQNRYIVAFPLICSHFQSCTHELCPEERHHIRERSLSVVNMFLDEMAKEAKNIITTICDEQCNMSDKLLPKHCAQLISQVVNRKKKDKNKKNIYEIHKPGVESYRKTREELTTMDKLHMALTELCYAINFCPTINVWEYTFAPREYLNQHLETRFSRALVGMVMFNPDASEIAKPSELFVSVRAYMNVLQTVENYIHIDITRVFNNALLQQTQALDSHGDKTIAALYTQWYSEVLLRRVSAGNICYSSNQRAFVSLSVESAVPFNAEEFSDINELRALTELIGPYGMKMLNETLMWHISSQVQELKKLVANNKEVLIALRTNFDKPDIMKEQFKRLQHVENVLQRVTIIGVILSFRQLAQAALVDVLEERIPFLLSSILDFRHHLPSGDPMRLISEMTSAAGLMCKVDPTLTNALKIQKTEVDEDEHLLVCLLMVFVAVSIPKLARNENSFYRASLEGHSNNIHCIATAINNIFGALFTICGQNDIEDRMKEFLALASSSLLRLGQEIDKETIKNRESIYLLLDEIVQESPFLTMDLLESCFPYALIRNAYHDVYKLEHNQM